TTAACCCCCTGAATTCGAATTTCCGGTGTGCCGGCACCGAAAATCCGGGCACCCATTGCGTTGAGAAAATTTGCCAGGTCAACCACTTCGGGTTCACAGGCAGCGCCCTCTATGACCGTTTCGCCCCGGGCGAGCGTTGCTGCCATCATCGTATTGATAGTGGCACCGACACTGGGACCTTTGTACCCTTCGAGCATCATCGTGTTTCCTTTTAATCTTTTTGCCCGGGCGTGAATATAGCCCCGCTCCACCGAAACTTTAGCACCGAGTGCGGTGATGCCTTTGATGTGGAGGTCAACCGGTCGGGGTCCAATGGCGCAACCACCCGGGAGCGATACCCGGCAGGTGCCAAACCGGGCAAGGAGCGGTCCCAGGACATAGTAACTGGCGCGCATTTTTCGTACGATGTCATAGGGTGCCTCCTGATTCAGTTTCCCCCGGGCGGTGAGATGTACAGTGCGGTTCTTTTGCTCAATACGAACGCCAATCACCCGGAGCAGTTTGAGCATAGTATTGACATCTTCGAGAGCGGGAACATCTTCAATCGTACAGGTGTCTTCGGTTAAGAGACAGGCAGCGAGCAAAGGTAGGACAGCATTTTTTGCCCGGGCGGTTGATACCGTCCCTTTTAATGGTTCGCCACCCTGAATTAGAAAACGGTCCATCTTATTATTTTCGACCATTATCTGCTAAAGTCAAGGAGATGCTGCACAGTTGGGTGGTTGAAATCGTGGAAATTTTATTTTCCGGATGGATTTGGCTGATAAATATGTTTGACATTTACATTTTCCGCGTTTATATTAGTAAAGGTAAGTTAATATGTTTAATTGCCCTGACAACAGGGCAGTAAGGAGGTAAAATGTTAGTAACTCTCGTCGTATCGTTGGTCATTGCCTTGAGCCCGGGAGGAATGCAAAGCAATCTCCCGCCGGTTTGGGGTGGTGGTGGTCCGGACTCTTTCGGGTATCGGTACTTTGACTCCGACACGGTTTGCCCGGAGGCGCCCACCTACAACTGGATTAACATCAAAGGCGTCGGCACGCGGGTGACCGGCTTGGGCGATGACAATGTTGTTGGCCCATTTGATATCGGATTCGATTTCCCTTACTACTGGTACAAAGTACGCCAGGTTTACATCGGTTCCAACGGATATATCGCATTCCACGACAATGCGCTGGCGGCTTCGCCGTTCCCAAGGGTTCCTGCGCCCAATCGGCCGAACAACACCGTGGCGCCGATGATGAGTGATATTGACTGTTCGGCATCGGGTTCGCCTAATGGTTCGGTCTGGTACTGGCGCAGTGCCGACAACGACACTTTTATAGTCGAGTATGACAGCGTCCGGTTCTGGTCAACAGGTGGTAACAATACATTCCAGATTATTCTGTCCCGGCCTGATTCTTCAATCACCTTCCAGTATAAGGAGCAGTCGGGTGCACCTTACAATGGGTGGGTGCCAGATGCCAATCAGTGCGGGATTGAGAATGTTTCTGGAAGGATTGGTTTGAACTACCTGTCGGGAAACATCCCACCCGGGAATATGTACCATCCAGGGCTGGCGGTTAAATTCATTCCGCCCGAGTCGACTCGGCTGCAGGTTCATGATGCGGCGGTACGCAATGCGATGAACGACCGGTCCGGAGGTATGTTTGTTGTCAACGGTCGACCGATAACCTTCTGGGCGGTGATTGCCAATACCGGTAATCAGCCGGAGAGTCAGTTTAAGGCTCTGGTGCGGGTGCGCTCCCAGGCAGGTTCGGTGTTGTTTATCGATTCCACGATGGTTAGGCCGCTTAATCCAGCAGAAACGGACTCGGTCGTGTTCAGTCGTACGTGGACACCGAGTTCGAACGGGGTCTACACGATTCAGGCAATTAGCAAACTGCCCGGTGATG
This genomic window from candidate division WOR-3 bacterium contains:
- a CDS encoding T9SS type A sorting domain-containing protein; this translates as MLVTLVVSLVIALSPGGMQSNLPPVWGGGGPDSFGYRYFDSDTVCPEAPTYNWINIKGVGTRVTGLGDDNVVGPFDIGFDFPYYWYKVRQVYIGSNGYIAFHDNALAASPFPRVPAPNRPNNTVAPMMSDIDCSASGSPNGSVWYWRSADNDTFIVEYDSVRFWSTGGNNTFQIILSRPDSSITFQYKEQSGAPYNGWVPDANQCGIENVSGRIGLNYLSGNIPPGNMYHPGLAVKFIPPESTRLQVHDAAVRNAMNDRSGGMFVVNGRPITFWAVIANTGNQPESQFKALVRVRSQAGSVLFIDSTMVRPLNPAETDSVVFSRTWTPSSNGVYTIQAISKLPGDAVPVNDTVTIELRVVTLPATLTYDRGTPTNSMYWNGPGGFGNRFVPPVYPCTLTSARVYMSATSTTPCAIGVYDDNGLGGSPGDTLYITTVQVSTENWYTVNFPSPIVIEDGAFFVGATSEVSGSPSFGMDSVPPLSYQGWEYTGVWAPSRDASARDVMANVTVSGAVGVMELTPEVTPVRRVLELSPNPASDAVTVRFVNPAGGKHTVEIYNAVGTVVQSVEVGDERVVFDTKQVPAGVYFVRVKNSDYSVAKLVIQR
- the murA gene encoding UDP-N-acetylglucosamine 1-carboxyvinyltransferase, which encodes MDRFLIQGGEPLKGTVSTARAKNAVLPLLAACLLTEDTCTIEDVPALEDVNTMLKLLRVIGVRIEQKNRTVHLTARGKLNQEAPYDIVRKMRASYYVLGPLLARFGTCRVSLPGGCAIGPRPVDLHIKGITALGAKVSVERGYIHARAKRLKGNTMMLEGYKGPSVGATINTMMAATLARGETVIEGAACEPEVVDLANFLNAMGARIFGAGTPEIRIQGVKELAGAAHRPIADRIEAGTFAVAAAVTRGSIEITDCQPEHLTAVLTKLKEIGARIDIDQTSIQVEMKSRPRATKISTAPYPGFPTDLQAQFTALLTIADGTSTVTENIFESRFLHALELNRMGASIDINGNMAIIHGVEKLQGAQVMASDLRASAALVLAGLAARGKTEILRIYHLDRGYEQLEKKIAHLGGKIKRIKPA